A genomic stretch from Bifidobacterium sp. ESL0769 includes:
- a CDS encoding histidine phosphatase family protein, which translates to MSKKWLAGLLALSTLMFSGCGSAGASGKQEQPDAKPAEVTIYLTRHGKTMFNELNKVQGWSDTPLTKDGEKVAVDLGKGLKKHDVKFNAVYSSDLKRAHDTASAVLQGSDQKEPIKELKGLREACSGQFEGASLDTIGAEQAKSAGFPSYEAYEAAKRPKTDDQWSWLDDAHYFADKSGYAESSQTVRKRMLRTVKKIGADQSKNGGGNVLVVSHGMAINVMLAGMTDKYKSAPLENASVTKIKYKDGKLQVLSIGDTSYLKEGEKL; encoded by the coding sequence ATGAGTAAGAAATGGCTGGCTGGATTGCTTGCGCTAAGTACGTTGATGTTCAGCGGATGCGGTTCCGCGGGAGCTTCGGGCAAGCAGGAACAGCCTGATGCAAAGCCTGCGGAAGTGACTATTTACCTGACGCGACACGGCAAGACGATGTTCAATGAACTCAATAAGGTCCAGGGCTGGTCCGACACCCCTCTTACCAAAGACGGAGAGAAAGTCGCTGTGGATCTTGGCAAGGGGCTGAAAAAGCACGATGTCAAGTTCAATGCCGTTTATTCCAGTGATTTGAAGCGTGCGCACGACACTGCTTCGGCTGTGCTACAGGGGTCTGACCAGAAGGAGCCCATTAAAGAGCTGAAAGGTCTGCGCGAGGCATGTTCGGGCCAATTCGAGGGAGCGTCGCTGGACACCATCGGTGCCGAGCAAGCAAAATCAGCGGGTTTCCCCTCGTATGAGGCGTACGAGGCGGCCAAACGTCCTAAAACCGATGACCAATGGTCGTGGCTTGATGATGCACATTATTTTGCGGATAAGTCCGGCTATGCCGAAAGTTCGCAGACTGTTCGCAAGCGCATGCTACGCACGGTGAAGAAAATCGGGGCCGATCAGAGCAAGAATGGTGGTGGCAATGTTTTGGTCGTCAGTCATGGTATGGCCATCAACGTGATGCTTGCCGGTATGACAGACAAATACAAAAGCGCTCCCTTGGAGAATGCTAGCGTGACCAAGATCAAGTACAAGGATGGGAAGCTTCAGGTTCTCAGCATCGGTGACACTTCCTATCTCAAGGAAGGTGAAAAGCTTTAA
- a CDS encoding ribokinase — protein MNAKTLSLLDGISGSISIVGSMNADYTVTAKRLPKPGETIAGGPLRILPGGKSGNQAAAAARIGANVNMFGAVGSDKNADFLLEQLNNAGVDTSHVRHTNGASGTTVITVDGNGENTIVYSAGSNATVSIDYIESQKDVLLKSSVLGLCLESPIETVTATAKMCHDAGIKVLLNDSPFTDKLPDELIKYSDILLVNEHEMAQLLNIAEPKNGDWLGMDWNYIGQTMHDFGFRQAVVTLGGNGAMVLDHDRTYHVDAAKIDAVDTTGCGDSFMGTLLAGLASNFPLSDSASLASYVAAYAATGYGAQASYGNADQIRDFFKRQAKQ, from the coding sequence ATGAACGCAAAGACGCTTTCCCTGCTAGATGGCATTTCCGGATCAATCAGCATTGTCGGGTCGATGAACGCGGATTATACCGTCACCGCCAAGCGTCTACCGAAGCCGGGTGAAACCATCGCCGGAGGCCCGTTGCGCATCCTGCCCGGCGGCAAATCCGGCAACCAGGCTGCGGCCGCTGCACGAATCGGCGCGAACGTCAATATGTTCGGGGCCGTGGGAAGCGACAAAAACGCGGATTTCCTGCTTGAACAGCTCAACAACGCCGGCGTCGACACCTCCCACGTCCGCCACACCAACGGAGCCAGCGGCACCACCGTGATCACCGTCGACGGCAACGGCGAGAACACCATCGTCTACTCGGCCGGTTCCAACGCCACGGTCAGCATCGACTATATCGAAAGCCAGAAGGACGTGCTGCTGAAATCGTCGGTGCTCGGCCTGTGCCTGGAAAGCCCGATCGAAACCGTCACCGCTACGGCGAAAATGTGCCATGACGCGGGCATCAAAGTGCTTCTGAACGACTCCCCCTTCACCGACAAACTTCCGGATGAACTCATCAAATATTCGGACATCCTGCTGGTCAATGAACACGAGATGGCGCAGCTGCTCAACATCGCCGAGCCCAAGAACGGCGACTGGCTGGGGATGGATTGGAACTATATCGGCCAGACCATGCACGATTTCGGCTTCAGGCAAGCAGTCGTCACTCTGGGCGGCAACGGGGCTATGGTGCTCGACCATGATCGCACATACCACGTCGACGCGGCCAAGATCGACGCCGTCGACACCACCGGCTGCGGCGACTCTTTCATGGGCACGCTTCTGGCCGGTCTGGCTTCTAACTTCCCGCTAAGCGACTCCGCTTCACTGGCCTCGTACGTGGCCGCCTACGCCGCCACCGGTTACGGTGCCCAGGCCTCGTACGGCAACGCAGACCAAATTCGCGATTTCTTCAAGCGCCAAGCCAAGCAATAA
- a CDS encoding ribose-phosphate diphosphokinase, producing MSAILEGKPKKRLALVTGRAYPEQARATAECLGTVPLETTAYDFANGEMYVRYTEPVRGADVFVLQSHTDPINKWIMEQLLMIDALKRASARSITVVAPFLGYSRQDKKGLGREPITARLMFDLFQTAGADRIMTVDLHASQEQGFFDGPVDHLTAMPVLLDYVKNSMPLENATIVSPDAGRIKVSERWAAKLGGLPLAFIHKTRDVTRPNHAVAHGIIGEVRERDCVVVDDMIDTAGTICEAVRTLREAGAKSVTLVATHGLLSGPAVERLKNCGAREIVLMDTVPVPEEKRLPNMTVLSIAPLLAAGIRSVFESGSVSGLMDGLPEDMHPRNMYA from the coding sequence ATGTCGGCGATTCTCGAAGGAAAGCCCAAAAAACGACTGGCACTGGTGACAGGTCGAGCGTATCCGGAGCAGGCTCGAGCCACAGCCGAGTGCCTGGGCACTGTGCCGCTGGAGACCACAGCTTACGACTTCGCGAACGGCGAGATGTACGTGCGCTATACCGAACCGGTGCGAGGCGCGGACGTCTTCGTGCTGCAATCGCACACCGATCCCATCAACAAATGGATTATGGAGCAGTTGCTGATGATCGACGCGCTGAAGCGCGCCTCCGCCCGTTCCATCACCGTCGTCGCCCCGTTCCTCGGCTATTCGCGTCAGGACAAGAAGGGCCTCGGCCGCGAGCCCATCACTGCCCGCCTGATGTTCGATCTTTTCCAGACCGCCGGTGCCGACCGCATCATGACCGTCGACCTGCATGCCTCACAGGAGCAGGGCTTCTTCGACGGGCCGGTCGACCATCTGACCGCGATGCCAGTACTGCTCGATTACGTCAAGAACTCGATGCCGCTTGAAAACGCGACCATCGTCTCCCCCGATGCCGGACGTATCAAGGTTTCCGAGCGCTGGGCCGCCAAGCTCGGCGGACTGCCGCTTGCTTTTATTCATAAGACCCGCGACGTCACGCGCCCGAACCACGCCGTGGCCCACGGCATCATCGGCGAGGTGCGCGAACGCGACTGCGTGGTGGTCGACGACATGATCGATACCGCCGGCACGATTTGCGAGGCCGTGCGCACGCTGCGCGAGGCCGGCGCCAAATCGGTGACGTTGGTCGCCACCCACGGGCTTCTGTCCGGCCCGGCCGTCGAACGGCTCAAGAACTGCGGCGCACGTGAAATCGTTCTGATGGATACCGTTCCGGTGCCGGAAGAAAAGCGCCTTCCCAATATGACCGTGCTCTCCATCGCCCCGCTGCTGGCCGCTGGTATCCGCTCGGTCTTCGAGTCCGGTTCGGTCTCTGGCCTGATGGACGGTCTGCCCGAAGACATGCACCCGCGCAACATGTACGCGTAA
- the rpsF gene encoding 30S ribosomal protein S6: protein MSAHKYELMFIADPELDERALKKLTDEYMEIVTKEGGSVSDPDIWGRRKLAYEIDGKTEGNYVVVNYSCEPATNDELDRVLNLNESVIRTKILRKDVK from the coding sequence ATGTCTGCACACAAGTATGAACTGATGTTCATCGCCGATCCGGAGCTTGACGAAAGAGCCCTGAAGAAGCTGACCGATGAGTATATGGAAATCGTCACCAAAGAGGGCGGTTCCGTTTCCGACCCCGATATCTGGGGACGCCGCAAGCTTGCCTATGAAATCGATGGCAAGACCGAAGGCAACTACGTCGTGGTCAACTACAGCTGCGAGCCGGCAACGAACGATGAGCTGGACCGCGTCCTGAACCTGAACGAGTCCGTAATCCGCACGAAGATTCTTCGTAAGGATGTCAAGTAA
- a CDS encoding single-stranded DNA-binding protein, protein MAAGDTVITIIGNLTADPELRTIGSGASVASFTIASTPRTYNRNTNQWEDGNALFMRCSAWRDMADHCASSLSKGMRVIAQGRLQQRSYTANDGTNRTVVEMTVDEIGPSLRYATAQVQRQSSSNGGFQGGSRNNGGYNGGAGNNGGGYNGGYNAGGNGGYQGGAGYSGGASAGQSQQGGQSQAPAADPWGSSSNSGDGFSSFGGSSDFGGDSDEPEF, encoded by the coding sequence ATGGCAGCAGGAGATACGGTCATCACGATTATCGGCAACCTTACGGCTGACCCGGAGCTGCGCACTATCGGCAGCGGGGCTTCGGTCGCGAGTTTTACCATCGCTTCTACGCCGCGAACCTATAACCGCAACACGAATCAGTGGGAGGACGGCAATGCCCTCTTCATGCGCTGCTCCGCGTGGCGGGATATGGCCGACCATTGCGCGTCCTCGCTTTCCAAGGGCATGCGCGTGATCGCCCAGGGCCGCCTGCAGCAGCGTTCGTACACCGCCAATGACGGTACGAACCGCACGGTTGTGGAGATGACGGTCGACGAGATCGGCCCGTCCCTGCGCTACGCCACCGCTCAGGTGCAGCGTCAGTCCTCTTCGAACGGCGGGTTCCAGGGTGGTTCCCGCAATAACGGAGGCTATAACGGCGGTGCCGGCAACAATGGCGGCGGTTATAACGGCGGTTACAATGCCGGCGGCAACGGCGGATACCAGGGTGGCGCAGGCTACTCGGGCGGTGCCTCGGCTGGGCAGTCCCAGCAGGGCGGCCAGTCCCAGGCTCCCGCGGCCGATCCGTGGGGCAGTTCCAGCAATTCCGGTGACGGGTTCTCGAGTTTCGGGGGCAGCTCCGATTTCGGCGGGGATTCCGACGAGCCGGAGTTCTAG
- the rpsR gene encoding 30S ribosomal protein S18 codes for MSRKRPKPPVKPFKKKPNPLKAAKITEIDYKDTALLRKFISDRGKIRSRRITGVTIQEQREISRAIKNAREMALLPYATNGR; via the coding sequence ATGTCACGTAAAAGGCCAAAACCACCAGTCAAGCCGTTCAAGAAAAAGCCGAACCCGCTGAAGGCTGCGAAGATTACCGAGATCGATTACAAGGACACTGCGCTGCTGCGTAAGTTCATCTCCGATCGTGGCAAGATCCGTTCGCGTCGCATCACCGGCGTGACCATCCAGGAACAGCGTGAGATTTCCCGCGCCATCAAGAACGCGCGCGAGATGGCTCTGCTGCCTTACGCCACCAACGGTCGCTGA
- the rplI gene encoding 50S ribosomal protein L9, producing MAETKVILTKSVSNLGHSGDVVEVKPGYARNYLIPQGLAFAWSKGAATQIEAMKRARLAKSVATREDAVAAKTAIDGTVVELSAKVSESGKLFGGISAMDIASALESKAAVDPKAIKVETIKTTGEFPATVALHPEISANFTVKVVAE from the coding sequence ATGGCTGAAACTAAGGTTATTCTTACCAAGTCCGTCTCCAACCTCGGTCACTCCGGTGACGTCGTCGAGGTCAAGCCCGGCTATGCACGCAACTATCTCATCCCGCAGGGCCTTGCTTTTGCTTGGAGCAAGGGCGCCGCAACGCAAATCGAAGCGATGAAGCGCGCGCGCCTGGCCAAGTCTGTGGCCACCCGTGAAGACGCCGTGGCCGCCAAGACCGCCATCGACGGCACCGTCGTCGAATTGAGCGCCAAGGTTTCCGAGTCCGGCAAGCTGTTCGGCGGCATCTCCGCCATGGACATCGCTTCCGCGCTGGAATCCAAGGCCGCCGTCGATCCGAAGGCGATCAAGGTCGAGACCATCAAGACCACCGGCGAGTTCCCCGCCACCGTGGCCCTGCATCCCGAAATCTCCGCGAACTTCACCGTGAAGGTCGTCGCCGAGTAA
- a CDS encoding MFS transporter produces MQEERVSTQTKLSIAAAALLSFTGILTETSLNVTFPTMTREFGLPLSTIQLLTSGYLLMVTIVMSTSSFLLKRFDARSLFRCAVVVSIVGTILCCLPLNYWLLLLGRLLQAAATGISTPLMINVILALVPVSRRGTYVGVANMVTSFAPALGPTYGGLINYYFSWRVIFIFTLPLLVVAWILGESNLRLKAEGANESFDGIGLVLLSFFMISFTEIFDQFGAGGGWSYKVAIAICAAVVLLGLFIWRCFTFKSPLLNLRLFKKPIVSLRGANYAILQFINIGSSFLLPVFAENFLGIDSLAAGLMLLPGSLLGAFIAPFVGKLYDRRGPTLVLLISNISLIIGATALWVMTGKATVVILTLLYMFLRAGFNFGYGNTMSDASKFVSGAQQTDFNSLFNVLQQYAGSFGTTVLSASLSLSEAHVPHNVKAASAAGATNAFALLIVLALVALCITLVSIKVRKDPSVEMRKVEV; encoded by the coding sequence TTGCAAGAAGAACGTGTATCCACACAGACAAAACTATCCATCGCGGCAGCCGCCCTGCTTTCCTTCACCGGCATTCTGACCGAGACTTCGTTGAACGTCACTTTCCCGACGATGACACGGGAATTTGGTCTACCGCTTTCGACCATCCAGCTTTTGACTTCCGGCTACCTGCTGATGGTAACCATCGTGATGAGTACCTCTTCGTTCCTGCTCAAGCGTTTCGATGCGCGTTCGCTTTTCCGTTGCGCCGTCGTCGTGAGCATCGTCGGTACGATTCTGTGCTGCCTGCCGCTGAACTATTGGCTTCTGTTGCTCGGCCGCCTGCTTCAGGCCGCGGCCACGGGCATCTCCACACCTCTGATGATCAATGTCATCCTCGCGCTGGTGCCGGTCAGTAGGCGTGGCACTTACGTCGGCGTCGCCAACATGGTTACATCCTTCGCGCCTGCGCTCGGCCCCACTTACGGCGGGCTTATCAATTATTACTTCTCCTGGCGCGTCATCTTTATATTCACCTTGCCGCTGCTCGTCGTCGCCTGGATTCTGGGCGAAAGCAACCTGAGGCTCAAGGCCGAGGGGGCCAACGAATCCTTCGATGGCATCGGCCTGGTGCTGCTGAGCTTCTTCATGATTAGCTTCACCGAGATTTTCGACCAGTTCGGGGCCGGCGGCGGTTGGTCGTATAAGGTCGCCATCGCCATCTGTGCGGCAGTGGTTCTGCTCGGTCTCTTCATCTGGCGTTGCTTCACGTTCAAGTCTCCGCTGCTCAACCTGCGTCTTTTCAAGAAGCCGATTGTGAGCTTGCGCGGCGCGAACTATGCCATCCTCCAGTTCATTAATATCGGCAGCTCCTTCCTACTGCCGGTTTTCGCCGAGAACTTCCTCGGCATCGATTCGCTGGCCGCCGGCCTGATGCTCCTGCCGGGTTCGTTGCTTGGCGCTTTCATCGCCCCGTTCGTCGGCAAGCTCTATGACCGCCGCGGTCCGACGCTGGTCCTGTTGATTTCCAACATTTCGCTAATCATCGGCGCTACCGCGTTGTGGGTGATGACCGGCAAGGCGACGGTAGTGATTCTCACGCTGCTTTATATGTTCCTGCGTGCCGGTTTCAACTTTGGCTATGGCAATACGATGTCGGATGCGAGCAAGTTCGTCTCCGGCGCTCAGCAGACCGATTTCAACTCGCTGTTCAACGTGCTGCAGCAGTATGCCGGCTCGTTTGGCACCACCGTGCTTTCCGCGTCGCTTTCCTTGAGTGAGGCCCACGTCCCGCACAACGTCAAGGCTGCGTCGGCGGCCGGAGCTACAAACGCCTTCGCCCTGCTGATCGTCTTGGCGCTGGTGGCGCTGTGCATCACGCTGGTTTCCATCAAGGTGCGCAAGGACCCGTCCGTCGAAATGCGGAAGGTCGAGGTGTAA
- the spxB gene encoding pyruvate oxidase, whose protein sequence is MADKINASNAMIKVLEDWGVNHIFGLPGGSFDSTMNALYDRRETMKYIQVRHEEAGALAAAGEAKFTGKIGVCFGSAGPGAVHLLNGLYDAKHDHVPVLALVAQVPTSMMNTDYFQEIDEGPIFEDVAVYDRTVMTAEQLPSVVDQAIRQAYEHSGVAVVVIPKDLGWMPIKDVVYSTAHDFTLGKTCLKPDAKDVAKAVEMLGNAKKPLIYFGAGARDAAAELKALSDRMKIPMMSSVLGIGVMPEAEKAYMLSAGRVASKPGVDAASTADVVLFIGTNMPFAPFFIHPETQFIQVTNKQTDIGKRHRVDLGIVADAKETLKAMLEVAPQVDSRPYYDTLIEDRANWVEWLAAREDLDHTPLDVDTVFVRINRIAKDDAIFSVDVGNVTIDSFRLLKVKPTQKIATSAWYATMGNALPSAIGAQESYPGRQVFSISGDGGFAMNMQDILTQVKYHEPIINIVLTNEALGFIEGEQDDNHQPHSGVDLIDGNYADAAAGLGAKGFEVHTLDELDVAFAEAAKPQDGPVVIDVKISDERPLPVEQLVLEPDDNHTQADVDAFARTYHSEGLVPVDQLLEKHGLSRCID, encoded by the coding sequence ATGGCTGACAAAATCAATGCATCCAACGCGATGATCAAAGTACTTGAAGACTGGGGCGTGAACCATATCTTCGGGCTTCCAGGAGGGTCGTTCGACTCGACCATGAACGCGCTCTACGACAGGCGTGAGACCATGAAATATATACAGGTGCGTCACGAGGAAGCGGGTGCGCTCGCGGCTGCCGGAGAAGCCAAGTTCACCGGCAAGATTGGCGTGTGCTTCGGTTCCGCGGGCCCCGGAGCTGTCCATCTCCTGAACGGACTTTACGATGCCAAGCACGACCACGTTCCGGTGCTCGCGCTCGTGGCACAGGTGCCGACTTCGATGATGAACACCGATTATTTCCAAGAGATTGACGAAGGTCCGATTTTCGAGGATGTCGCTGTCTACGACCGTACGGTGATGACTGCCGAACAGCTGCCGAGTGTGGTCGACCAGGCCATCCGTCAGGCTTACGAACATTCCGGTGTCGCCGTGGTCGTCATTCCCAAGGACTTGGGCTGGATGCCGATTAAAGACGTCGTCTATTCCACAGCACACGACTTTACCCTTGGCAAGACCTGCCTCAAGCCGGATGCCAAAGACGTGGCCAAGGCTGTCGAGATGCTGGGCAACGCCAAGAAACCATTGATTTACTTCGGTGCCGGTGCCAGAGATGCTGCCGCAGAGCTCAAGGCGCTTTCTGATCGTATGAAGATTCCGATGATGTCGTCCGTTCTGGGCATCGGGGTAATGCCGGAAGCTGAAAAGGCGTATATGCTCAGTGCCGGACGCGTGGCCTCCAAGCCGGGCGTCGACGCGGCCTCCACTGCAGACGTCGTGCTGTTCATCGGCACCAATATGCCGTTCGCGCCTTTCTTTATTCATCCTGAAACGCAATTCATCCAAGTTACGAACAAGCAGACCGACATCGGTAAGCGTCATCGCGTCGATCTGGGGATTGTGGCTGATGCCAAGGAAACGCTGAAGGCGATGCTCGAAGTTGCGCCGCAGGTCGATTCCCGTCCGTATTACGATACACTGATTGAAGACCGGGCCAATTGGGTTGAATGGCTCGCCGCCCGCGAGGACCTTGACCACACCCCGCTCGATGTCGACACGGTTTTCGTCCGCATCAACCGCATCGCCAAGGACGATGCCATCTTCTCGGTAGACGTCGGCAATGTGACCATCGATTCCTTCCGTCTGCTCAAGGTCAAGCCCACACAGAAGATCGCGACTTCAGCGTGGTACGCCACCATGGGCAACGCCCTGCCGTCGGCCATCGGCGCACAGGAAAGCTATCCCGGCCGTCAGGTTTTTTCGATCAGTGGCGACGGTGGTTTCGCGATGAATATGCAGGATATCTTGACGCAGGTGAAGTATCATGAGCCGATTATCAACATCGTGCTGACCAACGAGGCGCTGGGCTTCATCGAGGGGGAGCAGGATGACAATCACCAGCCTCATTCTGGTGTCGACCTGATTGACGGCAATTATGCGGATGCCGCCGCTGGGCTTGGGGCCAAGGGTTTCGAGGTCCATACGCTCGACGAGCTTGACGTGGCATTTGCCGAAGCGGCGAAACCGCAGGACGGACCGGTGGTCATCGATGTGAAGATCAGCGATGAACGCCCGTTGCCGGTCGAGCAATTGGTGCTTGAGCCGGACGACAATCATACCCAGGCCGATGTGGATGCCTTCGCTCGTACCTATCATTCCGAGGGTTTGGTGCCGGTTGACCAACTGCTCGAGAAGCATGGCTTGAGTCGCTGTATCGATTAG
- a CDS encoding MFS transporter, producing MDESGNSAAQSGRQRHPRHHSRHDPITLGNAIGYGIGDVYGGGQLTLIGTYLVLFWTRFCGMSISLAQSVVGLSAIISGVAALSFGILGDNLYRFPIGRRFGRRHLLLMVVPPLILVGIFLWIPGLPFVLYFLVYVLWVTVAQLFASAYNTLPGEMALGFDDRTKLSTVRLLISGASGTLILLIGGGTLSLFGEHRPLGYMIFTIAVTICFAVAVFACWKSTWEMSPEEAGFGQYVKSAAEQSGSESHLSFHDEVGLWSHRLAVMFREYASTLRIAIFRRHLALYLLMLTAGDVFSQTFVFFVIYNWNKTAAFASLLLSAGIITVPLTPLFGVAMTKIGPKRMYQASFLASIVGLLWLFAAWRLVGVMPEPWWTVFAVAGALFFFIAKAPSGYLPWAVFPFIADVDQVVSGKYRASTFSGIQAGFRQLVSGFSAIAVGAILGFVGFDSSRRVQTSLACNGLGALMIGWYALSIVVCIIVVRRFNLDKQTDGIALAETARVASGGDPHDVDSSVRATIEDLTGQPYAR from the coding sequence GTGGATGAGTCCGGGAATTCAGCGGCACAATCTGGCCGGCAGCGTCATCCGCGCCACCACTCCCGCCACGACCCGATTACTCTGGGCAATGCCATCGGTTACGGTATCGGTGATGTCTATGGCGGCGGCCAGCTCACGCTTATCGGCACCTATCTGGTCCTCTTCTGGACTCGATTCTGCGGCATGTCCATCTCCCTGGCGCAGTCGGTGGTCGGCTTGAGCGCCATCATCAGCGGAGTTGCAGCCCTTTCGTTCGGCATCCTCGGAGATAATCTCTATCGCTTCCCGATTGGCCGTCGTTTCGGTCGTCGCCATCTGCTGCTGATGGTTGTGCCGCCGCTTATTTTGGTGGGCATTTTCCTGTGGATTCCCGGTTTGCCGTTCGTGCTCTATTTCCTGGTCTACGTGCTCTGGGTCACCGTCGCACAGCTCTTTGCCTCGGCCTACAACACGCTGCCCGGCGAAATGGCGTTAGGCTTCGACGACCGCACCAAGCTTTCGACTGTCCGCCTCCTGATTTCCGGGGCTTCCGGCACGTTGATTCTTCTGATCGGAGGAGGCACACTGTCGCTTTTTGGCGAGCATAGGCCGCTGGGCTACATGATTTTCACCATCGCTGTCACGATTTGTTTCGCCGTTGCGGTTTTCGCATGTTGGAAAAGCACTTGGGAGATGTCGCCCGAGGAAGCGGGATTCGGGCAGTATGTTAAAAGTGCCGCCGAGCAATCAGGCTCCGAAAGTCATCTTTCATTCCATGATGAAGTTGGGCTTTGGAGCCATCGTCTGGCCGTCATGTTCCGTGAATACGCGAGCACGCTGCGTATCGCCATTTTCCGCCGCCACCTGGCGCTTTATCTGTTGATGCTCACCGCCGGCGACGTGTTCAGCCAGACCTTCGTGTTCTTCGTCATCTACAACTGGAACAAAACCGCCGCGTTCGCCTCGCTGCTTTTAAGCGCCGGCATCATCACCGTGCCGCTCACCCCGCTTTTTGGCGTGGCCATGACCAAGATCGGACCAAAACGCATGTATCAGGCCAGTTTCTTGGCAAGTATCGTCGGCCTGCTTTGGCTCTTCGCCGCGTGGCGTTTGGTCGGGGTGATGCCCGAACCGTGGTGGACGGTATTCGCGGTGGCAGGCGCATTGTTCTTCTTCATCGCCAAGGCTCCCTCCGGCTACCTGCCTTGGGCCGTGTTCCCGTTCATCGCCGATGTCGATCAGGTGGTTTCCGGCAAATACCGTGCCTCCACATTCAGCGGTATTCAGGCTGGGTTCCGCCAGCTGGTTTCAGGATTTTCGGCAATAGCGGTCGGTGCCATTCTGGGATTCGTCGGTTTCGATTCCTCGCGTCGCGTGCAGACATCGTTGGCGTGTAACGGCTTGGGAGCCTTGATGATTGGCTGGTACGCGCTATCAATCGTGGTTTGCATCATCGTCGTGCGTCGCTTCAATCTTGACAAACAAACGGACGGCATCGCCCTTGCCGAGACGGCCCGCGTCGCTTCCGGCGGCGATCCGCACGACGTTGATTCGTCGGTCCGTGCCACCATTGAGGACTTGACCGGCCAACCTTACGCTCGCTAA
- a CDS encoding MFS transporter, with amino-acid sequence MAETKQKVLEPTTPGTSAKIVGGAPLVKYVIAYTIGALALFACYSALSSILLPNQIQGIEFNQFFKGTKIGSVNDLNALADLVNSKASLTGSQKHLADIYNQYSAARAKNLSYVHAIASLFTMFVQPIVGVVSDRWRSRWGRRSFWIVAGATFGAVLMLGLRFSTTIILVGVFFVATSISLNCMQGPFTTTIADRITDEKLGLLSSFSGMGMMIGGLCGSFIAGTFFAVLGLNVFFVFAVLIIVGALVFVLLAPDRSSKELKTKPIDWKTFFKNFIIPLKDHDYRWTWLARFSFMIGYQAINVYTLFILQSYIHPAFSANQANKWAPILSMIGMPGMIIAMLVGGALSDKFHNRKFFVFLGALIMAIGLFIPIVSPTFPAIICYAVLGNMGMGLYTAVDQALFIDVLPDKQDAGRDLGTANVATNLGQMLAPVIGGQLVSATITWGSGYRAIYILSCVCVLIGGIAVYKIRNVK; translated from the coding sequence GTGGCTGAAACCAAACAGAAAGTACTGGAGCCGACGACGCCCGGCACCTCAGCGAAGATAGTGGGCGGAGCGCCTCTCGTAAAGTACGTCATCGCCTACACCATTGGCGCTTTAGCCCTGTTTGCCTGCTATTCGGCACTGAGCAGCATCTTGCTGCCGAACCAGATTCAGGGAATCGAGTTCAACCAATTCTTCAAGGGAACCAAAATCGGTTCGGTCAACGATCTGAACGCACTTGCCGACCTGGTCAATTCAAAGGCCTCTCTGACAGGAAGCCAGAAGCATCTCGCCGATATCTACAATCAGTACAGCGCGGCACGTGCGAAGAACCTTTCCTACGTTCACGCCATCGCATCGCTCTTCACGATGTTCGTCCAGCCTATCGTCGGCGTGGTTTCCGACCGCTGGCGTTCGCGTTGGGGCCGTAGGTCCTTCTGGATCGTCGCGGGCGCAACCTTCGGCGCTGTCCTCATGCTCGGCCTGCGTTTCTCCACGACCATCATCCTCGTGGGCGTCTTCTTCGTGGCCACCTCCATCAGCTTGAACTGCATGCAGGGCCCGTTCACGACCACCATCGCCGACCGCATCACCGACGAAAAGCTCGGCCTGCTCTCCAGCTTCTCCGGCATGGGCATGATGATCGGTGGCCTTTGCGGCTCCTTCATCGCCGGTACGTTCTTTGCGGTACTCGGCCTGAACGTGTTCTTCGTCTTTGCAGTCCTCATCATCGTGGGCGCGCTGGTGTTTGTCCTTCTCGCTCCCGATAGGTCCTCCAAGGAACTCAAGACCAAGCCGATCGATTGGAAGACGTTCTTCAAGAACTTCATCATCCCGCTCAAGGACCACGATTATCGCTGGACCTGGCTGGCTCGTTTCAGCTTCATGATCGGCTATCAGGCGATCAACGTCTATACGCTCTTCATTCTGCAGTCCTACATCCACCCGGCATTCAGCGCGAACCAAGCCAACAAGTGGGCTCCTATCCTGAGCATGATCGGCATGCCTGGCATGATCATCGCGATGCTTGTGGGCGGCGCACTCTCCGACAAGTTCCACAACCGTAAGTTCTTCGTGTTCCTCGGTGCCCTCATCATGGCCATCGGTCTGTTCATTCCGATCGTTTCCCCGACCTTCCCGGCAATCATCTGCTATGCGGTTCTTGGCAACATGGGCATGGGTCTCTACACCGCTGTCGATCAGGCGCTCTTCATCGACGTTCTGCCCGACAAGCAGGATGCAGGACGCGACCTTGGTACCGCGAACGTGGCTACCAACCTCGGCCAGATGCTCGCTCCGGTTATCGGCGGCCAGCTCGTCTCCGCGACGATCACCTGGGGATCCGGCTACCGTGCGATCTACATCCTGTCTTGCGTCTGCGTACTCATCGGTGGTATCGCCGTTTACAAGATCCGCAACGTCAAGTGA